One window of Polycladomyces subterraneus genomic DNA carries:
- a CDS encoding ATP-binding cassette domain-containing protein, producing the protein MEEVLQTVGLMGTADQKVKTYSLGMKQRLGIAQALLGNQKVVILDEPANGLDPMGIRELRELIIRLRDQKGLTFFISSHLLDELEQMCNRLVVVRKGRLVWQGRMEDLSGNDGWVYTVSKADQALAVLSGKVAVKQLSPNRLEVQVGENKIDEINRLLMQHNVRVLGIEKKQKKLEDLFIEWVSS; encoded by the coding sequence GTGGAGGAAGTGTTGCAGACGGTCGGATTGATGGGAACCGCCGATCAGAAAGTGAAAACCTACTCTCTGGGGATGAAACAGCGATTGGGGATCGCACAAGCGCTATTGGGGAACCAAAAGGTCGTCATCCTGGATGAGCCGGCCAACGGGCTCGATCCGATGGGAATAAGGGAATTGCGTGAGCTGATCATCCGTCTTCGTGATCAAAAGGGGCTGACGTTTTTCATATCCAGTCACCTGCTTGATGAATTGGAACAAATGTGCAACCGGTTGGTAGTAGTCCGCAAAGGGCGTTTGGTTTGGCAGGGAAGGATGGAGGATTTGTCTGGAAACGATGGGTGGGTGTATACGGTATCTAAAGCGGACCAGGCATTGGCAGTTTTGTCGGGGAAAGTGGCGGTGAAACAATTGTCACCCAACCGTTTGGAGGTACAGGTCGGAGAAAATAAAATTGACGAGATCAACCGGTTGCTGATGCAACACAATGTGCGGGTATTGGGAATCGAAAAGAAACAGAAGAAATTAGAAGATTTGTTTATCGAGTGGGTGTCGTCATGA
- the tnpA gene encoding IS200/IS605 family transposase: MKGGVARCLLKRALRATFFVFSCCSIYKILIKLKPWDKHTGGRKRHLIHYHFVFCPRYRRKVLINQVEEQFKQLVKDICQENGWDILAMEVMPDHCHLFLNSLPSDSPSDIMAKLKGVTSGKLRQEFNHLSHLPSLWTRSFFVSTAGNVSSETIRRYVEEQKKRG, from the coding sequence ATGAAAGGCGGCGTTGCTCGGTGCCTTCTGAAAAGGGCGCTTAGAGCAACATTTTTTGTTTTTAGTTGTTGCAGTATTTATAAAATACTGATAAAACTAAAACCATGGGACAAGCATACAGGAGGACGAAAAAGACATCTGATTCACTACCACTTTGTTTTCTGCCCACGTTATCGCAGAAAAGTGTTGATAAACCAAGTGGAAGAGCAATTTAAACAGTTGGTGAAAGACATTTGTCAGGAAAACGGTTGGGATATCCTTGCCATGGAAGTGATGCCGGATCACTGTCATCTGTTTTTAAACTCCCTACCCAGTGATTCGCCATCTGACATCATGGCAAAATTGAAAGGGGTGACTTCTGGAAAACTGAGGCAAGAATTCAATCACTTGTCTCATTTGCCAAGCTTGTGGACACGCTCATTCTTTGTTAGTACGGCTGGAAACGTTTCAAGTGAAACGATCCGGCGATATGTGGAAGAACAAAAGAAAAGGGGGTGA
- a CDS encoding zinc-binding dehydrogenase — translation MKAIVLREFGGPEQLRYEEVPDPTPGRGEVVVRLKAAALNRRDYFITINQYPGIRIPAIPGSDGAGIVVAVGEGVDSIAVGSEVVINPTLNWGDNPRVQGPDFQILGVPTDGTYAQLVKVPAENVFPKPEYLSWEEAAALPLAALTAYRALITRGRLQPGETVFIPGIGGGVATFLLQIAVATGARVFVSSRSDEKIERALQLGAAGGVNVNSEKWVKELQDRMEGQADLCVDSVGGDTFTQLIRIAKPGGRIVTFGATRGPVPNLVMPLIFLKQLDILGSTMGNAEEFEQMLSFFKKHEIRPVIDRSFPLEQASEALKRMQAGDQFGKILLEIPE, via the coding sequence ATGAAAGCAATTGTTCTCAGAGAATTCGGCGGTCCGGAACAACTGCGATATGAGGAGGTACCGGATCCGACGCCTGGTCGGGGCGAGGTAGTCGTTCGTCTGAAAGCCGCGGCACTCAACCGAAGGGATTATTTCATCACCATCAACCAGTATCCTGGGATTCGAATCCCAGCGATCCCCGGTTCCGATGGTGCGGGCATTGTGGTCGCCGTCGGAGAAGGAGTAGACAGCATCGCCGTCGGCAGCGAAGTAGTGATCAATCCTACTTTGAACTGGGGAGACAATCCGAGGGTCCAGGGGCCGGATTTTCAGATCTTGGGAGTGCCTACTGACGGAACCTATGCGCAGTTGGTAAAAGTGCCTGCGGAGAATGTGTTTCCAAAGCCTGAATACCTCTCTTGGGAAGAGGCCGCAGCTCTCCCGTTGGCAGCACTGACTGCTTACCGAGCGCTCATTACCCGCGGGCGGCTTCAGCCGGGCGAGACGGTATTTATTCCGGGAATCGGCGGCGGTGTTGCCACCTTCTTGCTCCAAATCGCTGTAGCAACCGGAGCTCGGGTGTTTGTTTCCTCACGTAGCGACGAAAAAATCGAACGTGCCCTTCAGCTGGGGGCAGCCGGTGGGGTGAATGTCAACTCGGAGAAGTGGGTGAAGGAACTACAAGATCGTATGGAGGGACAGGCCGATCTGTGCGTGGACAGCGTTGGTGGGGACACCTTTACCCAACTCATCCGCATTGCCAAGCCGGGCGGACGCATTGTCACTTTTGGAGCAACCCGCGGACCGGTCCCCAATCTGGTCATGCCACTGATCTTCCTAAAGCAACTGGATATTCTCGGCAGCACCATGGGGAATGCCGAGGAGTTTGAACAGATGCTGTCCTTTTTCAAAAAGCACGAAATCCGGCCGGTGATCGATCGGTCGTTCCCGTTGGAGCAGGCGAGTGAAGCACTGAAGCGGATGCAAGCAGGAGATCAGTTCGGGAAAATCCTGCTGGAAATTCCCGAGTAA
- a CDS encoding ABC transporter permease, whose amino-acid sequence MIRLWISEWERLWSRRITWILFFSIPLVLWVTGKYYLEKNAHLSPFSPEFTVMDNFPTMALAEQLITFFNLIVLMLLVFSITEEYRTGQLRLIMLRAYSFRQIFFAKWLTVMGTVGLLQVAYFLESYLIGAWMFPFTGQTRLFLHVGWVSSGQAFSYHLRYYMIAFATLVVISAVTMFFAVISRTTTTAMRLSVGFLMISIAYPFILFVFTEKVA is encoded by the coding sequence ATGATTCGGTTGTGGATCAGTGAGTGGGAACGTTTATGGAGCAGACGGATCACTTGGATCCTTTTCTTTTCGATTCCGTTGGTATTGTGGGTGACAGGAAAGTATTACTTGGAGAAGAATGCGCATCTTTCTCCCTTCAGCCCCGAGTTCACCGTGATGGACAATTTTCCCACCATGGCCTTGGCTGAGCAGTTGATCACCTTTTTTAACCTGATTGTGTTGATGTTGTTGGTCTTTTCGATCACCGAAGAGTACAGGACCGGACAGCTTCGATTGATCATGTTGCGTGCCTATTCCTTTCGCCAAATCTTTTTCGCCAAATGGTTGACGGTGATGGGAACTGTCGGCCTGTTGCAGGTGGCTTATTTTCTGGAAAGTTATCTGATCGGTGCCTGGATGTTCCCTTTCACTGGTCAGACTCGCCTCTTTCTGCATGTAGGATGGGTTTCCAGCGGGCAAGCCTTTTCCTATCATCTGCGGTATTATATGATCGCCTTTGCGACCCTGGTCGTCATCTCGGCGGTGACGATGTTTTTTGCCGTCATCAGCCGCACGACAACTACGGCCATGAGATTGTCCGTCGGTTTTCTCATGATCTCCATCGCTTATCCCTTTATATTGTTTGTGTTTACAGAAAAAGTCGCCTGA
- a CDS encoding ATP-binding protein: MSKLIILMGLPGSGKSTYANQFDHGVVLSSDTIRKELFNDVQFQGNNKLVFDTLYRRAKEYLERGYDVVIDSTHLEAHRRLQVINLFRGYEKEIHVIHTPVDECKRRNRERERVVPEYVIDQMAEKMEYPTYKEGWSKIVDVNPNQLD; encoded by the coding sequence ATGTCCAAATTAATCATACTGATGGGCCTTCCTGGCTCAGGGAAAAGTACTTATGCCAACCAATTCGACCACGGTGTGGTATTATCCAGTGATACGATCAGAAAGGAGTTATTCAACGATGTTCAGTTTCAGGGAAATAATAAGTTAGTGTTTGATACCCTTTACAGAAGAGCGAAGGAATATTTGGAACGCGGTTATGATGTGGTCATTGATTCCACCCATCTTGAAGCACATAGGAGACTTCAAGTGATCAATCTGTTTCGGGGGTATGAAAAAGAAATCCATGTCATCCATACTCCCGTTGATGAGTGTAAAAGACGCAATCGGGAACGTGAAAGAGTGGTCCCAGAATACGTGATTGACCAAATGGCGGAGAAAATGGAATATCCCACTTACAAGGAAGGATGGTCGAAAATTGTGGATGTGAATCCAAATCAACTAGACTAA